One part of the Kryptolebias marmoratus isolate JLee-2015 linkage group LG13, ASM164957v2, whole genome shotgun sequence genome encodes these proteins:
- the castor2 gene encoding cytosolic arginine sensor for mTORC1 subunit 2 isoform X1: MELHILEHSLKVASIEKEGIQICTHGLIKLAFLASKTRCKFFSLTETPEDYTIIVDEEGFKELPQSDLISVADATWLALNVVSGGGNASSSQPIGVTKIAKSVIAPLADHNISVFMLSTYQTDFILVRERDLPMVMHTLSSEFTLLRVVNGETVAAHDLGVTNGFVKPKLVPRPVIHPLSSPGNMFCVTSLDPDTLPSVATLLMDVMFYSGGSKEVGASGEDSSHIRFFSFSLIEGYISLVMDEQTAQRFPNNVLFTSASGELWKMVRIGGQPLGFDECGIVAQIAEPLATADIPAYYISTFKFDHALEAEVLVHRWDRSADFLPPSTIGPFCVLYRRSGS, encoded by the exons ATGGAGCTCCACATTTTAGAGCACAGCTTGAAAGTGGCGAGCATAGAGAAAGAGGGGATCCAGATTTGCACTCACGGATTAATCAAACTCGCCTTCTTGGCCTCCAAAACAAG ATGCAagttcttcagcctgacagagACTCCGGAGGACTACACCATCATCGTGGATGAGGAAGGCTTTAAAG AGCTGCCGCAGTCGGACCTCATCAGCGTCGCGGACGCCACCTGGCTGGCGCTCAACGTGGTGTCGGGCGGCGGCAACGCTTCCAGCTCGCAGCCCATCGGCGTCACCAAGATCGCCAAGTCAGTCATCGCGCCGCTGGCCGACCACAACATCTCCGTCTTCATGCTGTCCACGTACCAGACGGACTTCATCCTG GTCCGGGAGCGCGACCTGCCGATGGTCATGCACACGCTGTCTTCCGAGTTCACGCTGCTCCGAGTCGTCAACGGAGAAACGGTCGCCGCTCACGACCTCGGAGTCACCAACGGCTTCGTGAAGCCGAAACTCG TTCCCCGTCCCGTCATCCACCCGCTGTCCAGCCCCGGAAACATGTTCTGCGTGACCAGCCTGGACCCGGACACGCTGCCCTCTGTCGCCACGCTGCTCATGGACGTCATGTTTTACTCTGGAGG GTCCAAAGAGGTCGGAGCGTCCGGCGAGGACTCGAGTCACATCcgcttcttctccttctccctgATCGAGGGCTACATCTCTCTGGTGATGGACGAGCAGACAGCCCAGAG gttccCAAACAACGTTCTCTTCACCAGCGCCTCCGGAGAGCTCTGGAAGATGGTCCGGATCGGAGGACAACCGTTAGGATTCG acgAGTGCGGCATCGTGGCCCAAATCGCAGAACCTCTGGCGACTGCGGACATTCCTGCGTACTACATCAGTACCTTCAAGTTTGACCACGCTCTG GAAGCAGAGGTTCTGGTCCATCGATGGGACAGATCCGCAGACTTCCTGCCCCCTTCGACCATCGGCCCGTTCTGTGTTCTCTACAGAAGGTCGGGTTCTTAA
- the castor2 gene encoding cytosolic arginine sensor for mTORC1 subunit 2 isoform X2, with protein sequence MELHILEHSLKVASIEKEGIQICTHGLIKLAFLASKTRCKFFSLTETPEDYTIIVDEEGFKELPQSDLISVADATWLALNVVSGGGNASSSQPIGVTKIAKSVIAPLADHNISVFMLSTYQTDFILVRERDLPMVMHTLSSEFTLLRVVNGETVAAHDLGVTNGFVKPKLVPRPVIHPLSSPGNMFCVTSLDPDTLPSVATLLMDVMFYSGGSKEVGASGEDSSHIRFFSFSLIEGYISLVMDEQTAQRFPNNVLFTSASGELWKMVRIGGQPLGFDECGIVAQIAEPLATADIPAYYISTFKFDHALVPEENIQSVIRALRTEGAAP encoded by the exons ATGGAGCTCCACATTTTAGAGCACAGCTTGAAAGTGGCGAGCATAGAGAAAGAGGGGATCCAGATTTGCACTCACGGATTAATCAAACTCGCCTTCTTGGCCTCCAAAACAAG ATGCAagttcttcagcctgacagagACTCCGGAGGACTACACCATCATCGTGGATGAGGAAGGCTTTAAAG AGCTGCCGCAGTCGGACCTCATCAGCGTCGCGGACGCCACCTGGCTGGCGCTCAACGTGGTGTCGGGCGGCGGCAACGCTTCCAGCTCGCAGCCCATCGGCGTCACCAAGATCGCCAAGTCAGTCATCGCGCCGCTGGCCGACCACAACATCTCCGTCTTCATGCTGTCCACGTACCAGACGGACTTCATCCTG GTCCGGGAGCGCGACCTGCCGATGGTCATGCACACGCTGTCTTCCGAGTTCACGCTGCTCCGAGTCGTCAACGGAGAAACGGTCGCCGCTCACGACCTCGGAGTCACCAACGGCTTCGTGAAGCCGAAACTCG TTCCCCGTCCCGTCATCCACCCGCTGTCCAGCCCCGGAAACATGTTCTGCGTGACCAGCCTGGACCCGGACACGCTGCCCTCTGTCGCCACGCTGCTCATGGACGTCATGTTTTACTCTGGAGG GTCCAAAGAGGTCGGAGCGTCCGGCGAGGACTCGAGTCACATCcgcttcttctccttctccctgATCGAGGGCTACATCTCTCTGGTGATGGACGAGCAGACAGCCCAGAG gttccCAAACAACGTTCTCTTCACCAGCGCCTCCGGAGAGCTCTGGAAGATGGTCCGGATCGGAGGACAACCGTTAGGATTCG acgAGTGCGGCATCGTGGCCCAAATCGCAGAACCTCTGGCGACTGCGGACATTCCTGCGTACTACATCAGTACCTTCAAGTTTGACCACGCTCTG